A segment of the Labrus mixtus chromosome 15, fLabMix1.1, whole genome shotgun sequence genome:
TCTGATCAGTAGAAGGGACACTTGTTTTTGGATTCCAAAAGGAAACGTCAAACAGTCGCCAAACTGATCCGTCAGGCCTTCAGATGGAAAACAGTTTGTGCAGACCTTCTTCCTTCACTTTTATCAGCCATCTACAGCTTTTTCTACTTTAGAACAAAAAACCTGTCTGGGACAAACTCTCTATATGTTGAGCTGGTGCTACATGAACCTAGGACATCAAAGTCAATCGGAAAGTAAAAATCGGAACAAGCCAGAAAGAAGTCGGCCATCTTTGTTTTACaaccttttctctccctctcacattGTTGTAAGTTTATTGATGCCAATTTCCTGATTGGTAATACTACAATCTATGATAAACATGCCCCCCCCTGTTATAGCTAACCCTTCCATTCAATTCAAAAGCCTTGCTAAGCTTTATTGTAGTTTCATGGATGCGTGCGGATCGAGTCAAGGATGCATGATATGCATGATAAAATGTATGTGAGTGTTAGTGAGTCTTATCCATCCTGACTCCTGAGGTCAAGTATAGACTGATTCCTACGGACTGTTTGTGGGCGCTGCCATCTTTTGGTGGCGGCCATTACTGCGGTGGCCTCATAGTTAGATTCAAAACGTCAGACAGATGCTGATGAGGAGATCTTAATATTATTTAGATTTTCAATGTTAGACATCTTTTACAGCAACGACCTGATGAtataacagagaaaaagatttaaaaaacaaccagCCGCCACATTATATGTGATAACATGCTATGTAATATAACGTTTTTCTACAAGCTAATTAGCTTCATTAATCACATGCTGCATTTAGTCCTCATGGACTAGTTTTTGTGTCCGCCCTCATGCAGTCTGTTAAGCACTCCCTGTTTTTTCACAAAGTTTACTCTTTTCCCGGCTGTTAAACTGTATACTCCAGTTTCTTCCCCATCGTTCACTTTTTAGACCTGCTTGCATTCAAGTCCGCAGCTGTAGAAGGGAGAGGCCACCGCAGTAATGGCAGCTTGTCAACTTCCGGTTTTCCCCGTATCAGTCTATAAATTGGGAACATGAGAGGAACAATAAGCTTTTCTAGTGTTGATGACTACACTGCGTTGATGGACActtggtggtggtgatgatgttgaaAGGCTTTTATTATGTATAATAGAAGACTTAATTAAGTATATTTTCTTTCAACTGTTAGTTAATCTTAGCCAATCATTCgggcatttttttaatcatgtaccaaatcacttcttttttttttccccacataccctaatatacacaaacagtttttttccagTCAGTGATGCAATCTGTCTTTGCCTTTAATCTtttataaaattattatttcattcCTAGATGTTAATTCTATATCAGGATCATTTTTGATTTTCCTTCATGAATAGAGTAATCATTGGGGGTTTAACATCAACATGTGACGTTTGTGTGCCATATAAATGTATATTAAGAGACACAGGGTTCTTTTGTTACAGTCTTACGGTCTAAGATTCCAAAGCTTTTCGAGATTTAGAACAATGCAAATGACGACAATCTAAAAACGATAAATTGTGGCACTTGGTAAGAAATCTGCAGGGCAAAGATATAAATGTTTCTGAAAAGTACCTTATGTAAAGCTCTAAACATGATTTCTGAGTTTAACCGATTTGATTGGTCACTGAATTAATATTGAAATCAGTAATCCTTATAAACTAACTTTTGGTATAATGAAAGCTTTGCACTACCATTACTGTCAATGTTGTACTTTGATAACATGAAAGTGTGTTGTATGTACCATACTGCATGTACATTTGCTGGATGATGACCTTATATATCTTGTGAAGTCAATTAATCACCACAAGGCTAATACTACACTGCATGTATTCCTTCAACATTGGTGACAAATAAAATCTCAGTTTTTATCAAAATATATTTGGGAAATTCTTTATATGGTTAATTATCTGTTATGATATTCGATTAATCAATCATTTGTTTAGTGCCATACACTTTGTACTGTAGATAAATCTAAACTTTTACTGCTgctgtgttaaaaaataataataattgtctGGTGAACAAATGTTAATGTTCATAGTGTCTGGGTTTGGTTATCATAAGTGCATTATGGTGACGATAATTGTTGCATATAGCTTGTATAGGCTTCTTTGGTTTGGGCATATTCAGGTTTGTCCTGCCTGTTATCTTCTATTTAAATCCTGTATTATTCTTTAGTCagtcaaaaagagaaaaaaagaccacAAGGATGGGCAACATGAGaattttgggatttttttgaCATATAAAAATTATAAATCAGTGGCATTGGGATTGGAAAAGTATGCATGGTACCAAAAAGGCTGTCCATTGTATGAAAGCATATTGGTGTATAACATAATGTGATCACTTCCATAAACCATCAGCCAAAGAGAGGACATTGCATCAACTAGCATATTATATTTTCTATCCATCGAGGTtcagcaatgttttttaaaaaaaagaaaactttacaCTGTACATCAAAAAGCTTTTCAATTAGAACAAAAATTCTAAAAATGTCAATTCTACTCAACCACTGCCAAGGAAATCAcactgagaggaaaaaaaaggttatgtAGTGGAAGCATAAAGAGAATCAGCTTACAAGGCTGGTACAACAATGGTCTGGTTGTAAAAATGCTGAATGATCTCAGTGACCGTCCCCTCATTAGAGCAGAACATGGCTGCTATGTAAACAGAGGGAGGCGGTAGGGTGAATGAAGGAGgaatggaggagagaggggacacCAGGTCAATGCAAAGCTTCAGCTTCAAAGTTCATTTTCTCTTGAGTAAATTGtatgaaaataaagaacatttatcACCCTGTACAAACACACTAAAGATTTCAGTCACCTCAGGGTGACATTCTCTCTTCTCAAAAATCAGAGcagggagaaaagagaaggcGCCAGGTGTTTGCCAACACCAGCAACAAGCCATCTCACCTCATGCACTCTCTCATTTTCTTACCTTGAGTGGATGTAACAAACACCCTTCAGTTGTGTCAAACAACACACAGTTCCATAGAAATTGCATTTGTTCCTCATGACAGCTCTTCAgctatgttttctttgtttctccatGGCAGACAagcaaaagaaaagcaaaccaACTATCACACACCTGTACAGGAATCTGTTACAAGCACTGCTCTAAAAGCAAAGCTCATGTCAGAAAATCATTGAAAATGTAACCCAACACAAATACTGTATTTCAATGTGGTACAAACCTGCAGACAACCCATTCATAAAGAAATATGTAACAGGTTTGTTCACAATTTTTACaattacaagtttttttttacctttatgaaGCTCAGAAAAGACCAgatagttttgtgttttgtgtttattttaatataaatatgaatgtgtatgtgcttCACTAGATGACAAAGAAGTTCTACACTGATGAATTTGGCTAAAAGACTCATCTGACACATAAAGGGGATCACTCTAAATATGGAATCCTTTGAACTTTTGCAGAATGAGCGAGGATGGGGAAAAGGTAGAATGTTAAATTGAAGAACTAAAATATGTTATTTATGATAAATAAAAGGAATCATAATACAGATAAAGGGTTGTGgcaatgaaaagtgaaaaagtaaaaatgatcaATTAAAACAAGCACATGCATACACGTGCACAAAGACATGCattcactctgtctctctcacaaacacacacacacacacacacacacacacacccatacaacTGAAAAAAGTGAGCCAAATAAATACTGGTTAAGTACAATACATACGTGTATTTTACCCATAgttcattaaacaaaacaaagggcGAGATCACACTGGATCAAAAATGGAAAAGCATGCATTAGTCCACTGCTCTACTGTAGCTTCACTCCTATCAGACTACAAAAGTGGGGAAAACAGGGAAAGGGAGATAAAGGGAGGGAAAGATAGAGAAATAGAGAAACCCCTGTCCTGAGCAGTTAGAGCCACCTGGTCGGCCAGGAGAGACAGACTCCCCACACCACAGGGCACAGGGTGCTTCCTTTAGTGATAATTCTTCTTTTAACCTCCATCTTTGTCCTGCAGTCCAAGGGGAGGAGGAGTAAGGGTGGGTAGAGGTGAAATCGGATGAGATGGTCACTGTAATTCAGTAGGTCCAGTTTGGATAACAAAAGTGTTTGGGAATCGTGTTAGCTTGTGTAGAGGCCGAGAGGAGGAGGTATGTGTGCAGAGGATGGACTGGGAACTGAGGGAGCAGACTGAGGGGTGTAAATGGGAGGAATGACGGGGGTCAGAAAGCCAATCTTCTTCTCCAGGCTTATAGGGCCTGTGTCTTCAGCTCGATGGGCTCTCCCCTGGTCTCCTGCTGGCCCTCGGCCTCTGGGGGCCGGGTGCCCTTCAGCGTGGCGAGCCTCTCAGAGAGGCCACGCATACGGGGGAACAGCATGAAGTCATACAGCAGAGCACCCATGGCACCTCCAATCATAGGTCCAACCCAGTACACCTGCCATTCATGGAAATGACAGAGTAGGATGTTAGTGAAGATGTTACTTTGATTTGCACGAGTTTGTAGTATAAAAAGTTAGAAGGCTCTTACCCAGTGGTTGACAAAATTCCTGACCAGGACAGCAGGGGCGAAGGACCTTGCTGGGTTCATCCCTGCTCCAGTGTAGTACATCTAAATAAAAGACAGATAGAAAAGTTCATGGGTACAATAAAAGAACCTTGTGGGATTCCAGatagctgtaaaaaaaagttgacatccTCCTGGTTGATTCTTACCCCGAGAAGGTGACCCATGAGCACAGAGAAGCCGATGGCCAGGGCAGCAGAGCCCAGGCGTCCGTTGCGCCGCTCATCAGTCACAGCGAAGACGCAGACAACAAGCTGCAAGGTGAGGAAGACCTCCATGGTGGTTGCCATGCCCAGGCTGATACCTGGCTGCAactggaaaaaca
Coding sequences within it:
- the mipa gene encoding major intrinsic protein of lens fiber a, producing MWEFRSMSFWRAVFAEFYGTMFFVFFGLGAALRWTTGPHNVLHVAFCFGLAAATLIQSIGHISGGHINPAVTFAYLIGSQMSLFRAFFYIMAQCLGALAGAAVLYGVTPSNMRGNLALNTLQPGISLGMATTMEVFLTLQLVVCVFAVTDERRNGRLGSAALAIGFSVLMGHLLGMYYTGAGMNPARSFAPAVLVRNFVNHWVYWVGPMIGGAMGALLYDFMLFPRMRGLSERLATLKGTRPPEAEGQQETRGEPIELKTQAL